In one window of Qipengyuania profundimaris DNA:
- the gap gene encoding type I glyceraldehyde-3-phosphate dehydrogenase, which translates to MATKVAINGFGRIGRLVARAILERDDHDLDLVSINDLADTKANALLFQYDSTHGRFPGTVETGDNAIIVNGKSIAVTSEREPGKLPHGEQGIDIVLECTGFFQSDEACRPHLDAGAKRVLISAPAKNVSATIVYGVNHEVLNAEDVIVSNASCTTNCLSPMAKVLHDTVGIERGFMTTIHSYTNDQRMLDQMHGDMRRARGGAQNMIPTTTGAARAVGLVLPELAGKLDGSSVRVPTPNVSLVDLVFTPGRDTSAEELNAALKEAAEGKMKGVLDYTDQPLVSSDFNHYPASSTIDSLETSVMEGKLARVVSWYDNEWGFSNRMLDTAGVMAKFL; encoded by the coding sequence ATGGCGACGAAGGTTGCAATCAACGGTTTCGGACGTATCGGCCGCCTCGTGGCGCGCGCCATTCTGGAGCGTGACGATCACGATCTCGACCTGGTCAGTATCAACGACCTGGCCGACACCAAGGCGAATGCGCTGCTGTTCCAGTATGACAGCACGCACGGCCGCTTCCCCGGCACGGTCGAGACCGGCGACAACGCCATCATCGTCAACGGCAAGAGCATCGCGGTCACCAGCGAGCGTGAGCCCGGCAAGCTTCCGCATGGCGAGCAGGGTATCGACATCGTGCTCGAGTGCACGGGCTTCTTCCAGTCCGACGAAGCCTGCCGTCCGCATCTCGATGCGGGTGCCAAGCGCGTGCTGATCTCGGCGCCGGCCAAGAACGTTTCCGCGACCATCGTCTACGGCGTGAACCACGAAGTGCTGAACGCCGAAGATGTGATCGTCTCGAACGCCAGCTGCACCACCAACTGCCTCTCGCCGATGGCCAAGGTGCTGCACGACACGGTCGGGATCGAGCGCGGCTTCATGACCACGATCCACAGCTACACCAACGACCAGCGCATGCTCGACCAGATGCATGGCGACATGCGCCGTGCCCGCGGCGGTGCGCAGAACATGATCCCGACCACCACCGGCGCTGCCCGCGCGGTCGGCCTCGTCCTTCCCGAACTGGCCGGCAAGCTCGACGGCAGCTCGGTCCGCGTGCCGACGCCGAATGTCAGCCTCGTCGATCTCGTCTTCACCCCCGGCCGCGACACCAGCGCCGAGGAGCTGAATGCGGCGCTGAAGGAAGCGGCAGAAGGCAAGATGAAGGGCGTGCTCGACTATACCGACCAGCCGCTCGTCAGCTCGGACTTCAACCACTATCCCGCCAGCTCGACCATCGACAGCCTCGAGACCAGCGTGATGGAAGGCAAGCTCGCCCGTGTCGTCAGCTGGTACGACAATGAATGGGGCTTCTCGAACCGCATGCTCGACACCGCCGGCGTGATGGCGAAGTTCCTGTAA